One Sebastes umbrosus isolate fSebUmb1 chromosome 6, fSebUmb1.pri, whole genome shotgun sequence DNA window includes the following coding sequences:
- the LOC119489338 gene encoding aquaporin-4 — translation MSPFFEEIRSRQFWRAILAELLGTLVLVSAVLGASVPGPGEASVGPLYPAVAVGVSIIALGHCFGEISGAQVNPALTLALLATRKLEVLRAVVYMAAQCLGACLGAGALYLALPVKTTAEHFVNKIPIELNAAQALGIEVLCTFQMVFTVFSVEDQRRRESPEPGNLAIGLAHTAGVLIGARFSGASMNPARSLGPAIITGFWENHWIYWIGPVIGAILAGVSHEFFFARSASRQKLVACLTCRDIEIVETTSMTGSSLSTVTQNAMRAKQANKPENN, via the exons ATGTCCCCTTTCTTCGAGGAGATACGTAGTCGGCAGTTCTGGCGCGCTATTCTTGCAGAGCTGCTTGGCACCCTGGTCTTAGTGAGCGCTGTGTTGGGTGCCTCTGTGCCAGGCCCCGGAGAGGCCTCCGTGGGACCCCTGTACCCAGCGGTGGCAGTGGGTGTGTCGATCATTGCACTGGGACACTGTTTTGGAGAAATAAGCGGGGCACAG GTGAACCCTGCTCTGACTCTGGCTCTGTTGGCCACTCGGAAGCTGGAAGTTCTCAGGGCCGTCGTTTATATGGCTGCTCAGTGTTTGGGGGCCTGTTTAGGAGCCGGGGCCCTCTACCTGGCTCTGCCAGTCAAAACCACTGCAGAACACTTCGTCAACAAG ATTCCTATAGAGCTGAATGCAGCTCAGGCTCTGGGCATCGAGGTTTTGTGCACCTTCCAGATGGTCTTCACGGTTTTCTCAGTGGAGGATCAGCGACGGAGGGAAAGCCCAGAACCAGGAAACCTGGCCATTGGATTAGCACACACTGCTGGAGTGCTAATAGGG gCGCGGTTCTCCGGTGCTAGTATGAACCCTGCACGTTCTCTGGGTCCAGCCATCATCACAGGCTTCTGGGAAAACCACTGG ATTTATTGGATCGGACCAGTGATCGGTGCTATACTTGCTGGAGTGTCCCATGAGTTCTTTTTTGCACGCAGCGCCTCTCGCCAGAAGCTGGTGGCATGTCTGACCTGTAGGGACATCGAGATTGTGGAGACGACCAGCATGACGGGATCATCTCTGTCCACAGTCACACAGAACGCTATGAGAGCCAAGCAGGCCAACAAACCAGAAAACAACTGA
- the mipb gene encoding major intrinsic protein of lens fiber b — translation MWEFRSMNFWRAVFAEFFGTMFFVFFGMGAALRWTTGPHHVLHVALCFGLAAATLIQSIGHISGGHINPAVTFAYLVGSQMSLFRAIFYMAAQCLGAVAGAAVLYGVTPGNMRGNMAMNMLQPGISLGMGTTVEVFLTMQLVVCIFAVTDERRNGRMGSAALSIGFSVTIGHLMGMYYTGAGMNPARSFAPAVLFRNFINHWVYWVGPMIGGAMGALLYDFMLFPRMRGLSERLATLKGSRPPESETQQDTRGEPIELKTQAL, via the exons ATGTGGGAGTTCCGGTCCATGAATTTTTGGCGAGCGGTCTTCGCAGAGTTCTTCGGGACCATGTTCTTTGTATTTTTCGGCATGGGCGCCGCCCTGCGCTGGACCACCGGGCCTCATCATGTCCTTCATGTGGCCCTGTGCTTCGGGCTGGCAGCTGCCACTCTCATCCAGTCCATCGGCCACATCAGCGGCGGCCACATTAACCCTGCCGTCACCTTCGCCTACCTTGTCGGCTCACAGATGTCTCTTTTCCGCGCCATTTTCTACATGGCCGCCCAGTGCCTGGGTGCTGTAGCTGGGGCTGCTGTGCTGTACGGGGTCACGCCCGGCAACATGAGAGGCAACATGGCGATGAACATG CTGCAGCCGGGCATCAGTCTGGGAATGGGCACCACTGTGGAGGTTTTCCTCACCATGCAGCTCGTGGTGTGCATCTTCGCCGTGACTGATGAGAGGAGAAACGGACGCATGGGATCTGCTGCTCTATCCATCGGCTTCTCCGTCACCATTGGACATCTCATGGGG ATGTACTACACCGGTGCTGGAATGAACCCTGCCAGGTCCTTTGCCCCTGCTGTGCTCTTCAGGAACTTCATCAACCACTGG GTGTACTGGGTCGGGCCTATGATAGGAGGTGCAATGGGTGCCCTTCTGTACGATTTCATGCTGTTCCCACGCATGAGAGGTCTGTCTGAGCGCCTGGCCACACTGAAGGGCAGCCGGCCCCCAGAGAGCGAGACCCAGCAGGACACCCGCGGGGAGCCCATCGAGCTCAAGACGCAAGCCCTATAA